One candidate division WOR-1 bacterium RIFOXYB2_FULL_36_35 DNA segment encodes these proteins:
- a CDS encoding 50S ribosomal protein L20, with product MVRVKRGNVARRKRKKVLKRAKGFRGSLKRLYRVAAKVAVMKALRYSTIARKDRKGDFRRLWIIRINAALRLLGLSYSKFISGLKKKNILLDRKMLAELAVSDSKAFEKVVETIR from the coding sequence ATGGTAAGAGTTAAAAGAGGGAATGTAGCGCGCAGAAAGCGCAAAAAGGTTTTAAAAAGAGCCAAGGGGTTTAGGGGGTCTTTAAAAAGGCTATATAGAGTTGCTGCAAAAGTGGCTGTAATGAAAGCTTTGAGATACTCAACTATTGCACGTAAAGATCGAAAGGGTGATTTTAGACGGCTTTGGATTATTAGGATTAATGCAGCGTTAAGACTATTAGGTCTTTCTTATAGCAAATTTATATCAGGGTTAAAAAAGAAAAATATTTTATTAGACCGCAAAATGCTTGCAGAGCTTGCAGTCTCTGATTCCAAAGCATTTGAAAAAGTTGTGGAAACTATAAGATGA
- a CDS encoding 50S ribosomal protein L35: protein MPKRKTRKAAVKRFKITATGKVMRRGAKTRHLLEGRSPAQKRRYKRDREISKTDYERIKVMIPYGKS, encoded by the coding sequence ATGCCTAAACGGAAAACAAGAAAAGCGGCGGTGAAAAGATTTAAAATTACAGCAACGGGTAAAGTTATGAGACGTGGCGCTAAAACACGTCATCTTTTGGAAGGCAGATCTCCGGCCCAAAAGAGACGTTATAAAAGAGACAGGGAGATAAGTAAGACTGATTATGAAAGAATAAAGGTGATGATTCCTTATGGTAAGAGTTAA